One stretch of Gouania willdenowi chromosome 16, fGouWil2.1, whole genome shotgun sequence DNA includes these proteins:
- the map7d1a gene encoding MAP7 domain-containing protein 1a isoform X1 yields MNKRAEIQGVATGMDEHSRQGVTSPCSILIMNPTRPDPEGESSPSNMDDPPRMEPPTQKATDPKLVTPTKSVSPLPRSPASPSPRSKRDIMKSDERQKLAKERREEKAKYLEELGQLQAAKKNQWLEKEDKARQLREQQLEERRRKLEEQRIKLEKRRVALEERQKQKLEKNKERYEAAIHRSTKKTWAEIRQQRSSLGGALKQNSSQKESRCSLSTVNLPKHVDSVINKRLSKSSATLWNSPSRTRSVALTPWESSIVDRLTTPTLSFLARSRSATNVLSNSKDGHSHLCPRSASASPLTLYTHQPHHRCSDRWRVTSSTPDIPQRQQRRSSTPMDKNRKEKKDKERENEMEKSAITQEKVLKKRQSMPSLRHRPDPSPSPLSRQRPASPATHRGRTSSPRPAASPKPPPPQGSPSTPKARPKRARTPARINHRTSSPVPLERVRAAHRAATPEGRKSSPVVPATPPSSTTPLPPNAASSSPDLVHVTSSVRAASPAPSPSSKPMAGTNDPEQAARILAEKRRQAREQRERDEVERREQEERDRILKEERIAREAEEQRHREEEARAMAEEQRRRDEEQRLLEEKEAQEKARAEQEENLRLQKQKEEAEARAREEAEKQRLEREKHFQKEEQERLERKKRLDEIMKRTRKTEGVDKKEIKTSPLADDKPAESSKAAADSQPEINLTNKKMENVRESSVSVTLVNGVQAARHENGLSTKGDASHFEDIIHLANHGNATNGSRVKSESGGVASNAILSFESDESFMKKASVLKPQHVAEVL; encoded by the exons CTCCCTGCTCCATTTTAATCATGAATCCTACGAGGCCGGACCCAGAGGGGGAGAGCAGCCCTTCCAACATGGACGACCCCCCCAGGATGGAGCCCCCCACTCAGAAAGCTACAGACCCAAAACTGGTGACCCCCACAAAGTCTGTTTCTCCGTTACCCAGGTCGCCAGCATCGCCAAGTCCTCGCTCAAAAAGAG ACATCATGAAGTCAGACGAGAGGCAGAAGCTCGCCAAAGAGCGCCGGGAGGAGAAAGCCAAATATCTGG AAGAACTGGGCCAGCTCCAAG CTGCTAAAAAGAACCAGTGGCTGGAGAAGGAGGACAAGGCTCGTCAGCTGAGGGAGCAGCAGCTGGAGGAACGCCGCAGGAAGCTGGAGGAGCAACGTATCAAGTTAGAAAAACGACGCGTCGCTCTGGAGGAGAGGCAAAAACAGAAATTAGAAAAGAACAAG GAACGCTATGAGGCAGCGATTCACAGGTCAACCAAGAAGACGTGGGCAGAAATCCGTCAGCAAAGGTCGTCACTAGGGGGCGCTCTGAAACAGAACTCCAGCCAGAAAGAGA GCAGATGTTCTCTGTCAACGGTCAACCTGCCCAAACACGTGGACTCTGTTATAAACAAACGTCTCTCCAAGTCCTCTGCCACCCTCTGGAACTCCCCCAGCAGAA CACGCAGCGTGGCCCTGACTCCGTGGGAGAGCAGTATAGTGGACCGGCTCACGACGCCCACGCTCTCTTTTCTGGCTCGGAGCCGCAGCGCCACCAATGTTCTCAGTAACAGCAAAGACGGTC ACTCTCATCTCTGCCCTCGCTCGGCCTCGGCCAGTCCCCTCACCCTGTACACCCACCAGCCTCACCACCGCTGCTCCGACCGCTGGAGGGTGACGTCCAGCACGCCCGACATCCCGCAGCGCCAACAGAGACGCAGCTCCACACCC ATGGATAAAAACCGTAAggaaaagaaagacaaagagCGTGAGAATGAGATGGAAAAGAGTGCTATCACACAGGAGAAGGTGTTGAAGAAGCGACAGTCGATGCCCAGTTTGAGACACAGACCTGATCCAAG TCCCAGTCCTTTATCAAGACAACGGCCAGCGTCTCCTGCCACACACAGGGGTAGAACCAGCTCCCCCCGCCCTGCAGCATCACCCAAACCACCTCCACCTCAGGGGAGCCCCTCAACCCCCAAAGCTCGGCCCAAAAGAGCCAGAACCCCAGCCAGGATCAACCACCGCACATCCTCACCTGTTCCTCTAGAGAGAGTCAGAGCGGCTCATCGCGCAGCCACACCAGAGGGCAGAAAGA GTTCTCCTGTGGTTCCTGCTACTCCTCCGTCATCCACCACACCTCTCCCACCCAACGCTGCCTCTTCCTCTCCTGACCTGGTGCACGTCACCTCTTCAGTTCGTGCAGCGTCGCCCGCTCCGTCTCCATCATCTAAGCCGATGGCCGGCACCAACGACCCAGAACAGGCAGCTCGTATCTTAGCGGAGAAACGACGTCAAGCCAGAGAGCAAAGAGAACGAGATGAGGTGGAGCGTCGTGAACAGGAGGAGAGGGACAG GATCCTGAAAGAGGAGCGAATAGCGAGGGAGGCGGAGGAGCAACGCCACAGGGAGGAGGAGGCCCGGGCCATGGctgaggagcagaggaggagggacGAGGAGCAGCGACTCCTGGAGGAGAAGGAGGCTCAGGAGAAAGCCAGAGCTGAACAGGAGGAGAATCTACGACTGCAGAAACAG aaaGAGGAGGCTGAGGCCCGGGCACGGGAAGAGGCGGAAAAGCAGCGTCTGGAGAGAGAGAAACACTTCCAGAAGGAGGAGCAGGAGAGACTGGAGAGGAAAAAG CGCCTCGATGAGATCATGAAGAGGACACGCAAGACAGAGGGAGTCGACAAG aAGGAGATAAAAACCTCACCGCTCGCTGACGATAAACCTGCAGAGAGCAGCAAAG CAGCTGCTGATTCACAGCCAGAGATCAACCTGACCAATAAGAAGATGGAAAATGTCAGAGAAAG CAGCGTCTCTGTCACGCTGGTGAACGGCGTGCAGGCTGCCAGACACGAAAACGGCCTCTCCACTAAAGGAGACGCCTCCCACTTTGAGGACATCATCCATCTGGCAAACCACGGCAACGCCACCAACGGATCCAGGGTGAAGTCTGAGAGCGGCGGCGTGGCGTCAAACGCCATCCTGTCGTTTGAGAGCGACGAGTCTTTTATGAAAAAGGCCAGCGTCTTAAAGCCTCAGCATGTTGCAG AAGTCCTGTGA
- the map7d1a gene encoding MAP7 domain-containing protein 1a isoform X4, whose product MNKRAEIQGVATGMDEHSRQGVTSPCSILIMNPTRPDPEGESSPSNMDDPPRMEPPTQKATDPKLVTPTKSVSPLPRSPASPSPRSKRDIMKSDERQKLAKERREEKAKYLEELGQLQAAKKNQWLEKEDKARQLREQQLEERRRKLEEQRIKLEKRRVALEERQKQKLEKNKERYEAAIHRSTKKTWAEIRQQRSSLGGALKQNSSQKESRCSLSTVNLPKHVDSVINKRLSKSSATLWNSPSRTRSVALTPWESSIVDRLTTPTLSFLARSRSATNVLSNSKDGHSHLCPRSASASPLTLYTHQPHHRCSDRWRVTSSTPDIPQRQQRRSSTPMDKNRKEKKDKERENEMEKSAITQEKVLKKRQSMPSLRHRPDPSPSPLSRQRPASPATHRGRTSSPRPAASPKPPPPQGSPSTPKARPKRARTPARINHRTSSPVPLERVRAAHRAATPEGRKSSPVVPATPPSSTTPLPPNAASSSPDLVHVTSSVRAASPAPSPSSKPMAGTNDPEQAARILAEKRRQAREQRERDEVERREQEERDRILKEERIAREAEEQRHREEEARAMAEEQRRRDEEQRLLEEKEAQEKARAEQEENLRLQKQKEEAEARAREEAEKQRLEREKHFQKEEQERLERKKRLDEIMKRTRKTEGVDKKEIKTSPLADDKPAESSKAADSQPEINLTNKKMENVRESVSVTLVNGVQAARHENGLSTKGDASHFEDIIHLANHGNATNGSRVKSESGGVASNAILSFESDESFMKKASVLKPQHVAEVL is encoded by the exons CTCCCTGCTCCATTTTAATCATGAATCCTACGAGGCCGGACCCAGAGGGGGAGAGCAGCCCTTCCAACATGGACGACCCCCCCAGGATGGAGCCCCCCACTCAGAAAGCTACAGACCCAAAACTGGTGACCCCCACAAAGTCTGTTTCTCCGTTACCCAGGTCGCCAGCATCGCCAAGTCCTCGCTCAAAAAGAG ACATCATGAAGTCAGACGAGAGGCAGAAGCTCGCCAAAGAGCGCCGGGAGGAGAAAGCCAAATATCTGG AAGAACTGGGCCAGCTCCAAG CTGCTAAAAAGAACCAGTGGCTGGAGAAGGAGGACAAGGCTCGTCAGCTGAGGGAGCAGCAGCTGGAGGAACGCCGCAGGAAGCTGGAGGAGCAACGTATCAAGTTAGAAAAACGACGCGTCGCTCTGGAGGAGAGGCAAAAACAGAAATTAGAAAAGAACAAG GAACGCTATGAGGCAGCGATTCACAGGTCAACCAAGAAGACGTGGGCAGAAATCCGTCAGCAAAGGTCGTCACTAGGGGGCGCTCTGAAACAGAACTCCAGCCAGAAAGAGA GCAGATGTTCTCTGTCAACGGTCAACCTGCCCAAACACGTGGACTCTGTTATAAACAAACGTCTCTCCAAGTCCTCTGCCACCCTCTGGAACTCCCCCAGCAGAA CACGCAGCGTGGCCCTGACTCCGTGGGAGAGCAGTATAGTGGACCGGCTCACGACGCCCACGCTCTCTTTTCTGGCTCGGAGCCGCAGCGCCACCAATGTTCTCAGTAACAGCAAAGACGGTC ACTCTCATCTCTGCCCTCGCTCGGCCTCGGCCAGTCCCCTCACCCTGTACACCCACCAGCCTCACCACCGCTGCTCCGACCGCTGGAGGGTGACGTCCAGCACGCCCGACATCCCGCAGCGCCAACAGAGACGCAGCTCCACACCC ATGGATAAAAACCGTAAggaaaagaaagacaaagagCGTGAGAATGAGATGGAAAAGAGTGCTATCACACAGGAGAAGGTGTTGAAGAAGCGACAGTCGATGCCCAGTTTGAGACACAGACCTGATCCAAG TCCCAGTCCTTTATCAAGACAACGGCCAGCGTCTCCTGCCACACACAGGGGTAGAACCAGCTCCCCCCGCCCTGCAGCATCACCCAAACCACCTCCACCTCAGGGGAGCCCCTCAACCCCCAAAGCTCGGCCCAAAAGAGCCAGAACCCCAGCCAGGATCAACCACCGCACATCCTCACCTGTTCCTCTAGAGAGAGTCAGAGCGGCTCATCGCGCAGCCACACCAGAGGGCAGAAAGA GTTCTCCTGTGGTTCCTGCTACTCCTCCGTCATCCACCACACCTCTCCCACCCAACGCTGCCTCTTCCTCTCCTGACCTGGTGCACGTCACCTCTTCAGTTCGTGCAGCGTCGCCCGCTCCGTCTCCATCATCTAAGCCGATGGCCGGCACCAACGACCCAGAACAGGCAGCTCGTATCTTAGCGGAGAAACGACGTCAAGCCAGAGAGCAAAGAGAACGAGATGAGGTGGAGCGTCGTGAACAGGAGGAGAGGGACAG GATCCTGAAAGAGGAGCGAATAGCGAGGGAGGCGGAGGAGCAACGCCACAGGGAGGAGGAGGCCCGGGCCATGGctgaggagcagaggaggagggacGAGGAGCAGCGACTCCTGGAGGAGAAGGAGGCTCAGGAGAAAGCCAGAGCTGAACAGGAGGAGAATCTACGACTGCAGAAACAG aaaGAGGAGGCTGAGGCCCGGGCACGGGAAGAGGCGGAAAAGCAGCGTCTGGAGAGAGAGAAACACTTCCAGAAGGAGGAGCAGGAGAGACTGGAGAGGAAAAAG CGCCTCGATGAGATCATGAAGAGGACACGCAAGACAGAGGGAGTCGACAAG aAGGAGATAAAAACCTCACCGCTCGCTGACGATAAACCTGCAGAGAGCAGCAAAG CTGCTGATTCACAGCCAGAGATCAACCTGACCAATAAGAAGATGGAAAATGTCAGAGAAAG CGTCTCTGTCACGCTGGTGAACGGCGTGCAGGCTGCCAGACACGAAAACGGCCTCTCCACTAAAGGAGACGCCTCCCACTTTGAGGACATCATCCATCTGGCAAACCACGGCAACGCCACCAACGGATCCAGGGTGAAGTCTGAGAGCGGCGGCGTGGCGTCAAACGCCATCCTGTCGTTTGAGAGCGACGAGTCTTTTATGAAAAAGGCCAGCGTCTTAAAGCCTCAGCATGTTGCAG AAGTCCTGTGA
- the map7d1a gene encoding MAP7 domain-containing protein 1a isoform X3: protein MNKRAEIQGVATGMDEHSRQGVTSPCSILIMNPTRPDPEGESSPSNMDDPPRMEPPTQKATDPKLVTPTKSVSPLPRSPASPSPRSKRDIMKSDERQKLAKERREEKAKYLEELGQLQAAKKNQWLEKEDKARQLREQQLEERRRKLEEQRIKLEKRRVALEERQKQKLEKNKERYEAAIHRSTKKTWAEIRQQRSSLGGALKQNSSQKESRCSLSTVNLPKHVDSVINKRLSKSSATLWNSPSRTRSVALTPWESSIVDRLTTPTLSFLARSRSATNVLSNSKDGHSHLCPRSASASPLTLYTHQPHHRCSDRWRVTSSTPDIPQRQQRRSSTPMDKNRKEKKDKERENEMEKSAITQEKVLKKRQSMPSLRHRPDPSPSPLSRQRPASPATHRGRTSSPRPAASPKPPPPQGSPSTPKARPKRARTPARINHRTSSPVPLERVRAAHRAATPEGRKSSPVVPATPPSSTTPLPPNAASSSPDLVHVTSSVRAASPAPSPSSKPMAGTNDPEQAARILAEKRRQAREQRERDEVERREQEERDRILKEERIAREAEEQRHREEEARAMAEEQRRRDEEQRLLEEKEAQEKARAEQEENLRLQKQKEEAEARAREEAEKQRLEREKHFQKEEQERLERKKRLDEIMKRTRKTEGVDKKEIKTSPLADDKPAESSKAAADSQPEINLTNKKMENVRESVSVTLVNGVQAARHENGLSTKGDASHFEDIIHLANHGNATNGSRVKSESGGVASNAILSFESDESFMKKASVLKPQHVAEVL from the exons CTCCCTGCTCCATTTTAATCATGAATCCTACGAGGCCGGACCCAGAGGGGGAGAGCAGCCCTTCCAACATGGACGACCCCCCCAGGATGGAGCCCCCCACTCAGAAAGCTACAGACCCAAAACTGGTGACCCCCACAAAGTCTGTTTCTCCGTTACCCAGGTCGCCAGCATCGCCAAGTCCTCGCTCAAAAAGAG ACATCATGAAGTCAGACGAGAGGCAGAAGCTCGCCAAAGAGCGCCGGGAGGAGAAAGCCAAATATCTGG AAGAACTGGGCCAGCTCCAAG CTGCTAAAAAGAACCAGTGGCTGGAGAAGGAGGACAAGGCTCGTCAGCTGAGGGAGCAGCAGCTGGAGGAACGCCGCAGGAAGCTGGAGGAGCAACGTATCAAGTTAGAAAAACGACGCGTCGCTCTGGAGGAGAGGCAAAAACAGAAATTAGAAAAGAACAAG GAACGCTATGAGGCAGCGATTCACAGGTCAACCAAGAAGACGTGGGCAGAAATCCGTCAGCAAAGGTCGTCACTAGGGGGCGCTCTGAAACAGAACTCCAGCCAGAAAGAGA GCAGATGTTCTCTGTCAACGGTCAACCTGCCCAAACACGTGGACTCTGTTATAAACAAACGTCTCTCCAAGTCCTCTGCCACCCTCTGGAACTCCCCCAGCAGAA CACGCAGCGTGGCCCTGACTCCGTGGGAGAGCAGTATAGTGGACCGGCTCACGACGCCCACGCTCTCTTTTCTGGCTCGGAGCCGCAGCGCCACCAATGTTCTCAGTAACAGCAAAGACGGTC ACTCTCATCTCTGCCCTCGCTCGGCCTCGGCCAGTCCCCTCACCCTGTACACCCACCAGCCTCACCACCGCTGCTCCGACCGCTGGAGGGTGACGTCCAGCACGCCCGACATCCCGCAGCGCCAACAGAGACGCAGCTCCACACCC ATGGATAAAAACCGTAAggaaaagaaagacaaagagCGTGAGAATGAGATGGAAAAGAGTGCTATCACACAGGAGAAGGTGTTGAAGAAGCGACAGTCGATGCCCAGTTTGAGACACAGACCTGATCCAAG TCCCAGTCCTTTATCAAGACAACGGCCAGCGTCTCCTGCCACACACAGGGGTAGAACCAGCTCCCCCCGCCCTGCAGCATCACCCAAACCACCTCCACCTCAGGGGAGCCCCTCAACCCCCAAAGCTCGGCCCAAAAGAGCCAGAACCCCAGCCAGGATCAACCACCGCACATCCTCACCTGTTCCTCTAGAGAGAGTCAGAGCGGCTCATCGCGCAGCCACACCAGAGGGCAGAAAGA GTTCTCCTGTGGTTCCTGCTACTCCTCCGTCATCCACCACACCTCTCCCACCCAACGCTGCCTCTTCCTCTCCTGACCTGGTGCACGTCACCTCTTCAGTTCGTGCAGCGTCGCCCGCTCCGTCTCCATCATCTAAGCCGATGGCCGGCACCAACGACCCAGAACAGGCAGCTCGTATCTTAGCGGAGAAACGACGTCAAGCCAGAGAGCAAAGAGAACGAGATGAGGTGGAGCGTCGTGAACAGGAGGAGAGGGACAG GATCCTGAAAGAGGAGCGAATAGCGAGGGAGGCGGAGGAGCAACGCCACAGGGAGGAGGAGGCCCGGGCCATGGctgaggagcagaggaggagggacGAGGAGCAGCGACTCCTGGAGGAGAAGGAGGCTCAGGAGAAAGCCAGAGCTGAACAGGAGGAGAATCTACGACTGCAGAAACAG aaaGAGGAGGCTGAGGCCCGGGCACGGGAAGAGGCGGAAAAGCAGCGTCTGGAGAGAGAGAAACACTTCCAGAAGGAGGAGCAGGAGAGACTGGAGAGGAAAAAG CGCCTCGATGAGATCATGAAGAGGACACGCAAGACAGAGGGAGTCGACAAG aAGGAGATAAAAACCTCACCGCTCGCTGACGATAAACCTGCAGAGAGCAGCAAAG CAGCTGCTGATTCACAGCCAGAGATCAACCTGACCAATAAGAAGATGGAAAATGTCAGAGAAAG CGTCTCTGTCACGCTGGTGAACGGCGTGCAGGCTGCCAGACACGAAAACGGCCTCTCCACTAAAGGAGACGCCTCCCACTTTGAGGACATCATCCATCTGGCAAACCACGGCAACGCCACCAACGGATCCAGGGTGAAGTCTGAGAGCGGCGGCGTGGCGTCAAACGCCATCCTGTCGTTTGAGAGCGACGAGTCTTTTATGAAAAAGGCCAGCGTCTTAAAGCCTCAGCATGTTGCAG AAGTCCTGTGA
- the map7d1a gene encoding MAP7 domain-containing protein 1a isoform X2 yields the protein MNKRAEIQGVATGMDEHSRQGVTSPCSILIMNPTRPDPEGESSPSNMDDPPRMEPPTQKATDPKLVTPTKSVSPLPRSPASPSPRSKRDIMKSDERQKLAKERREEKAKYLEELGQLQAAKKNQWLEKEDKARQLREQQLEERRRKLEEQRIKLEKRRVALEERQKQKLEKNKERYEAAIHRSTKKTWAEIRQQRSSLGGALKQNSSQKESRCSLSTVNLPKHVDSVINKRLSKSSATLWNSPSRTRSVALTPWESSIVDRLTTPTLSFLARSRSATNVLSNSKDGHSHLCPRSASASPLTLYTHQPHHRCSDRWRVTSSTPDIPQRQQRRSSTPMDKNRKEKKDKERENEMEKSAITQEKVLKKRQSMPSLRHRPDPSPSPLSRQRPASPATHRGRTSSPRPAASPKPPPPQGSPSTPKARPKRARTPARINHRTSSPVPLERVRAAHRAATPEGRKSSPVVPATPPSSTTPLPPNAASSSPDLVHVTSSVRAASPAPSPSSKPMAGTNDPEQAARILAEKRRQAREQRERDEVERREQEERDRILKEERIAREAEEQRHREEEARAMAEEQRRRDEEQRLLEEKEAQEKARAEQEENLRLQKQKEEAEARAREEAEKQRLEREKHFQKEEQERLERKKRLDEIMKRTRKTEGVDKKEIKTSPLADDKPAESSKAADSQPEINLTNKKMENVRESSVSVTLVNGVQAARHENGLSTKGDASHFEDIIHLANHGNATNGSRVKSESGGVASNAILSFESDESFMKKASVLKPQHVAEVL from the exons CTCCCTGCTCCATTTTAATCATGAATCCTACGAGGCCGGACCCAGAGGGGGAGAGCAGCCCTTCCAACATGGACGACCCCCCCAGGATGGAGCCCCCCACTCAGAAAGCTACAGACCCAAAACTGGTGACCCCCACAAAGTCTGTTTCTCCGTTACCCAGGTCGCCAGCATCGCCAAGTCCTCGCTCAAAAAGAG ACATCATGAAGTCAGACGAGAGGCAGAAGCTCGCCAAAGAGCGCCGGGAGGAGAAAGCCAAATATCTGG AAGAACTGGGCCAGCTCCAAG CTGCTAAAAAGAACCAGTGGCTGGAGAAGGAGGACAAGGCTCGTCAGCTGAGGGAGCAGCAGCTGGAGGAACGCCGCAGGAAGCTGGAGGAGCAACGTATCAAGTTAGAAAAACGACGCGTCGCTCTGGAGGAGAGGCAAAAACAGAAATTAGAAAAGAACAAG GAACGCTATGAGGCAGCGATTCACAGGTCAACCAAGAAGACGTGGGCAGAAATCCGTCAGCAAAGGTCGTCACTAGGGGGCGCTCTGAAACAGAACTCCAGCCAGAAAGAGA GCAGATGTTCTCTGTCAACGGTCAACCTGCCCAAACACGTGGACTCTGTTATAAACAAACGTCTCTCCAAGTCCTCTGCCACCCTCTGGAACTCCCCCAGCAGAA CACGCAGCGTGGCCCTGACTCCGTGGGAGAGCAGTATAGTGGACCGGCTCACGACGCCCACGCTCTCTTTTCTGGCTCGGAGCCGCAGCGCCACCAATGTTCTCAGTAACAGCAAAGACGGTC ACTCTCATCTCTGCCCTCGCTCGGCCTCGGCCAGTCCCCTCACCCTGTACACCCACCAGCCTCACCACCGCTGCTCCGACCGCTGGAGGGTGACGTCCAGCACGCCCGACATCCCGCAGCGCCAACAGAGACGCAGCTCCACACCC ATGGATAAAAACCGTAAggaaaagaaagacaaagagCGTGAGAATGAGATGGAAAAGAGTGCTATCACACAGGAGAAGGTGTTGAAGAAGCGACAGTCGATGCCCAGTTTGAGACACAGACCTGATCCAAG TCCCAGTCCTTTATCAAGACAACGGCCAGCGTCTCCTGCCACACACAGGGGTAGAACCAGCTCCCCCCGCCCTGCAGCATCACCCAAACCACCTCCACCTCAGGGGAGCCCCTCAACCCCCAAAGCTCGGCCCAAAAGAGCCAGAACCCCAGCCAGGATCAACCACCGCACATCCTCACCTGTTCCTCTAGAGAGAGTCAGAGCGGCTCATCGCGCAGCCACACCAGAGGGCAGAAAGA GTTCTCCTGTGGTTCCTGCTACTCCTCCGTCATCCACCACACCTCTCCCACCCAACGCTGCCTCTTCCTCTCCTGACCTGGTGCACGTCACCTCTTCAGTTCGTGCAGCGTCGCCCGCTCCGTCTCCATCATCTAAGCCGATGGCCGGCACCAACGACCCAGAACAGGCAGCTCGTATCTTAGCGGAGAAACGACGTCAAGCCAGAGAGCAAAGAGAACGAGATGAGGTGGAGCGTCGTGAACAGGAGGAGAGGGACAG GATCCTGAAAGAGGAGCGAATAGCGAGGGAGGCGGAGGAGCAACGCCACAGGGAGGAGGAGGCCCGGGCCATGGctgaggagcagaggaggagggacGAGGAGCAGCGACTCCTGGAGGAGAAGGAGGCTCAGGAGAAAGCCAGAGCTGAACAGGAGGAGAATCTACGACTGCAGAAACAG aaaGAGGAGGCTGAGGCCCGGGCACGGGAAGAGGCGGAAAAGCAGCGTCTGGAGAGAGAGAAACACTTCCAGAAGGAGGAGCAGGAGAGACTGGAGAGGAAAAAG CGCCTCGATGAGATCATGAAGAGGACACGCAAGACAGAGGGAGTCGACAAG aAGGAGATAAAAACCTCACCGCTCGCTGACGATAAACCTGCAGAGAGCAGCAAAG CTGCTGATTCACAGCCAGAGATCAACCTGACCAATAAGAAGATGGAAAATGTCAGAGAAAG CAGCGTCTCTGTCACGCTGGTGAACGGCGTGCAGGCTGCCAGACACGAAAACGGCCTCTCCACTAAAGGAGACGCCTCCCACTTTGAGGACATCATCCATCTGGCAAACCACGGCAACGCCACCAACGGATCCAGGGTGAAGTCTGAGAGCGGCGGCGTGGCGTCAAACGCCATCCTGTCGTTTGAGAGCGACGAGTCTTTTATGAAAAAGGCCAGCGTCTTAAAGCCTCAGCATGTTGCAG AAGTCCTGTGA